AACTTCTTGTAGATTTTATTTATGAAGCTTATTCAAGGGTATTTCCAAGAATATGTTTTTATTACATCAAAGAAAATCAGAATTATAAGCTTATTGTGTTTAAAAGTGATGAGGTAAATAATAAATTTGAAGACTCAGATGTGGAGGAAATAAAACTTAAAAATAAGCTTTTGGAAAAAAAGAACATTGCTGCATTTGATATAAAAGATTTTGAAAGTTTTTTTGAATGCAAGTTTTCAAAAGGCAGAACGTACAGTAGCTTTCAAACAGTAGTATATGTTCCTGTTGAAAGGTACAACAGGCTTGAGGGGTTTCTTGTTTGCTATTCCAGGATTAAAAACCTTCAAATTACTGATGAACTTAGAGATGGTCTTACAATCTTTATGAATTTTTCTCAAGCTCTTCTTTCTCAAATTGAAAGGATTGAGAAGATAAAGAATTTATCAACAGAGGATGAACTTACAGGTCTTTATAACAGAAGATACTTTATGAAGGAATTGATTTTAGAGTCAATAGCTGCAGATAGATATAAAAATAAGTTTTGTGTAGCTTTTTTTGATATGGATAATCTGAAACTTTTAAACGATGTTTATGGACACGGTGTAGGAGATAAAGCTATAAAAATGATTGCCAGGATTATACGGGATAATATACGGAAAACAGATATTCCAGCAAGACTTGGTGGAGATGAGTTTGCGGTTATATTCAAAAATTGCAGTAAAGAAGCTATAGAAGATAGAATTAAGAATATAAAGCAATTAATCGAAAAAGAGTCACAGCTGCAACTTCCTGAAAAGATAAGAGTAAGCTGTGGAATTGCTGTGTATCCAGACGACACAACCAGTCTTGATGAACTTCTCAAGATTGCTGACATGAGAATGTATGAAGAAAAGCTAAAAAACAAAGGGGGCGATTTTTGTGCAGAAGGGCAGTAGCTCTGTTAGAGTATTTTTTGAGGATGTAAATATATGTGAAGATGTGGAAGTAGGGAATAATCTTTTGAGCTTTGTTCCAAGATTTGAGAGTTATTTTAAATCTCCTATAATTGCTGCAAAGGTTGACAATGAGATAAAAGAGTTAAAATATGTAATTTCAAGGGATTGCAAAGTAAAATTCATTGACATGACGCAGGAAGATGGTATGAGGATTTACAGAAGAAGTCTCATTTTTGTTTTGATTGTTGCAACAAGAATGCTTTTTAAAGAAGCTGTGAATGTTCAGCATTCTCTTTCAAAGGGACTTTACTGTGAGGTTGAAAACAGAAAACTGAGCAGCCAAGATGTAGAACTAATAAAACAGAAGATGAAATGGATAATAGAGCAGGATTTTCAATTCAGAAGAGAAAAGGTTTCAAAAGATGAAGCAGTTAAACTTTTTGAAGAAAAAGGGTTTTATGATAAGGCAAGAACAATAAAGTTTTCGGAAAATGAATTTGTATATATTTATTACTGTGGAGATTATGTTGATTACTTCTATGGACATTTAGTTCCTTCCACAGGGTATCTTAAAATTTTTGACCTGATTCAATACCACGACGGGATGGTACTTTTGTACCCTGACAAATCAGACCCATTTAAACTTCAAGAGTTTGTGGAGAACAAGAAACTGTTTGCGGTCTACCATGAGTACAAAAACTGGGGCAGGATACTGGGTGTCAGTAGCATTGGTGAGCTCAATGAGGTGATAGCAAATGGCAGAATAAGAGAATTTATAAGAGTGTCAGAAGCTCTGCACGAAAAAAAGATTGCATATTTGGCTGATCAGATTTCACAAAATCCGATGACTAAAGTTGTTTTAATATCCGGACCTTCATCCTCTGGAAAAACTACATTTGCCCAGAGACTGTCTATCCAGCTTAAAGTGAATGGCAAAAATCCTGTCTATATAGGTCTTGATGATTATTTCTTTGAACATAAAGTTCCGCTTGACGAAAATGGCAAGCCTGACTATGAATCGATTGAAGCTATTGATGTTGAGCTTTTCAATAGTCAATTGAAAGACCTGATAGATGGCAAGGAGGTTGTGCTGCCGCGGTTTAATTTCATAGAGAGAAAAAGAACGTTTGAAAGACGTGTCAGGCTTCAGAAGGATGACATAATAATAATTGAGGGTATACATGGGTTAAATAACAGACTTACTCCAATGATACCAGACGAAAACAAGTTTAAAATATATGTGAGTGCTTTGACACACCTGAACCTTGACAAGCACAACAGGATTCAAACTACAGATTACAGGATTTTAAGACGAATTGTAAGAGATGCCAGAACAAGAGGTGCATCTGCTAAGAGAACAATTTCTATGTGGCCGTCTGTCAGAAATGGTGAGGAGAAAAATATTTTTCCCTACCAGGAAATGGCGGATGCTATGTTTAATTCAGCACTAATTTATGAGCTTGCAGTTTTGAAAAAATATGCTGTTCCACTGCTCAAGACAATTACAAGAGAAGATGAGGAATATAGCGAAGCGCAGAGGCTTTTGCATTTTCTGAGCTTTATACTTACAATTGACGATGAAAGAGAAATCCCACCGCAGTCTATTATAAGGGAATTTATAGGAGGGTCTTGCTTTTATGATTTCTAAAAAAATACAGGGGCTTTTGAGGTATATACCTCAAGCCCCTATGTTTTTTTAAAATGTAGCATTTGTTGAAAAGTTGTTTGTACTCTGATTTACATTTTGACCGGGGTTAAACCCTTTTACTTTTGGTCCAAATCCGCGTATCATGGTACCGTCCATTCCTGCAGCACCTTTAAATTTTCTACCAAATCCTCGTGGAGCAAATCCCTTTGAAAGATCCCAGTTTGAGATTTTTGTCTTGATAGCTTCTTTCATTTTGTCTGCATGGTCTTTTGTTATTTTACCTTCCTGCAGAAGCTTTTCAATCTTTGCCGTTTGCATTGAGATTAATTTGTTTTTAAAGTCTGACTCAGAGATATTCCTTGACTTGATTAGGTCTGCAATGGTCTTTCCATTTTTCAGCTCGTTAAAAAGACTATCCTTTGTCATGCCGAGGATTGTAGCGATGTCACTTAACATATCGAGGTTATAAATATCTTTGGAAAATGCTCTGGTTTTAAAACCAAAGAAAGGAAGATTTCCATCCCAGTTGTCTATCTTCTGTTTTAAATTCTGTTTTAACTGTGCTGCTTTTTCGCTTGTTATTTTGTTGTTTTTAACAGCTTCATCAATCTTTGCATAAAGGCTTTCTAAAAGCTTTGATTTAAACTGGTCAAGCGTCAGACCTTTGTCCTTTAAAATGTCTGAGAAAGACTTTCCGCTCTGAATCTGTTTTTGAATATCCTCTTTTTTCATGCCAAGTATGTTTTCAATTGTGCCAGCAATGTCAAGGTTTATACCTGCTATATCTTTTCCAAATTTTCCAAAACAGAGCTTTGTGAGATTGCCCTTGAAAGCTGCCGGAAGGCTTGCCTTTGAAGAACCTGCAAATGCAAGGCTTACACTTAAAATCAGAATTGCAATAAGTCCTGTACCAATTATTGTCTTTATTCTTTTCACTTAAAAATCACCTCTTTTCTGTTTTAAATTTTCTTTACAATTATATTATCCTACATAAAATCGGATTTTGTGTTTCGCAATTGTAAAAATATTTTTAAGGAAGATTTTTACATAAAGATGTGTTTTTAAATGGATAGCAAAAGGGTATATTAGAATCGAAAAAACTTTTAAGAAGGATGGTGTAATATGGAAGATGAAGTATATAGTGATTGGTGCTGTTGCGGGTGGAATGACAGCTGCAATGAAAATAAGACGAAATGATGACAAAGCTGAAATTGTTGTATATGACAAAGACACTGACATATCATATTCTGGTTGTTCTCTTACGTATTACATTTCAGGTGTGATAGAGAACAGAAAAAGTATTGTTCCAAGAGATAGCCAGTATTTTAAAAAATTTAATGTTGACGTAAAAACTGCTCATGAAGTTTTAAGAGTTGATACGCAGAATAAGAAGGTGATTGTGAGGGACTTGATTACTGGTAATATCTTTGAAGATGGGTTTGACAAGTTAATTATTGCAACAGGAGCACATCCTGTAGTGCCTAAGATTGATGGCATAGAGCTTGAGGGAATATTTGTCCTTCGAAATGTCAAGGATGCAGATAGAATAAAAATGTATATAAATTCTTATTGTCCTAAGAAAGCCTTGATAGTTGGTGGTGGGTACATTGGACTTGAAATGGCAGAAGCTTTGAAGGTTTTGGGGATGGATGTTGTTATCATAGAAAAACAAGAAAATATTCTTCCAAACATGGATAGTGATATGGCAAGACTTGTTGAAAACTATCTTGAAGAAAAAGAAATTACAGTAAAAACCAGCACATCTGTTTTGAGGTTCGAAGGTGATAAGAG
The DNA window shown above is from Caldicellulosiruptor owensensis OL and carries:
- a CDS encoding nucleoside kinase; the protein is MQKGSSSVRVFFEDVNICEDVEVGNNLLSFVPRFESYFKSPIIAAKVDNEIKELKYVISRDCKVKFIDMTQEDGMRIYRRSLIFVLIVATRMLFKEAVNVQHSLSKGLYCEVENRKLSSQDVELIKQKMKWIIEQDFQFRREKVSKDEAVKLFEEKGFYDKARTIKFSENEFVYIYYCGDYVDYFYGHLVPSTGYLKIFDLIQYHDGMVLLYPDKSDPFKLQEFVENKKLFAVYHEYKNWGRILGVSSIGELNEVIANGRIREFIRVSEALHEKKIAYLADQISQNPMTKVVLISGPSSSGKTTFAQRLSIQLKVNGKNPVYIGLDDYFFEHKVPLDENGKPDYESIEAIDVELFNSQLKDLIDGKEVVLPRFNFIERKRTFERRVRLQKDDIIIIEGIHGLNNRLTPMIPDENKFKIYVSALTHLNLDKHNRIQTTDYRILRRIVRDARTRGASAKRTISMWPSVRNGEEKNIFPYQEMADAMFNSALIYELAVLKKYAVPLLKTITREDEEYSEAQRLLHFLSFILTIDDEREIPPQSIIREFIGGSCFYDF
- a CDS encoding GGDEF domain-containing protein; translated protein: MKIRITKGVRKAVNTELEFCLYKLFEIVGIIAVSGIYILSVSLGNELKNNLIYSYSKIFPSLVVIKFLYVLNLEKEVVSNIKSIQALVFLNLLLKFLIIYALIFSVLCRERLKEFLSKTSIWINISLVIVVFLTFKNIKNSIAIILLQSTLSATGLYFLSELIVIFGLLFLIYLSFSNFYFKQNNSFKVFVLTFATGELVLFLFKRNGILFTEAIQNGAVFYLFVAIFFTITKRKVKFLGSLASFSTEVLKEKLDLQKSFELLVDFIYEAYSRVFPRICFYYIKENQNYKLIVFKSDEVNNKFEDSDVEEIKLKNKLLEKKNIAAFDIKDFESFFECKFSKGRTYSSFQTVVYVPVERYNRLEGFLVCYSRIKNLQITDELRDGLTIFMNFSQALLSQIERIEKIKNLSTEDELTGLYNRRYFMKELILESIAADRYKNKFCVAFFDMDNLKLLNDVYGHGVGDKAIKMIARIIRDNIRKTDIPARLGGDEFAVIFKNCSKEAIEDRIKNIKQLIEKESQLQLPEKIRVSCGIAVYPDDTTSLDELLKIADMRMYEEKLKNKGGDFCAEGQ